In Vibrio atlanticus, the following proteins share a genomic window:
- a CDS encoding winged helix-turn-helix domain-containing protein: MELSPVFARRLYLALLVESLDRPNVPKLIEKTGWPRRTIQDVLKALPGIGIELMFVQDGRRHNDGYYQLSDWGPFDSQWVIQRKGDIATSLGFSA; this comes from the coding sequence ATGGAGTTGAGTCCTGTTTTTGCAAGGCGGCTATATTTAGCATTGTTAGTGGAAAGCCTTGATAGGCCAAATGTGCCTAAACTCATCGAAAAAACGGGGTGGCCTCGTCGTACTATTCAAGATGTACTCAAGGCGTTACCGGGGATCGGTATTGAACTTATGTTTGTTCAAGATGGGCGACGTCATAATGATGGCTATTACCAATTATCCGACTGGGGGCCATTTGACAGTCAATGGGTTATCCAGCGTAAAGGCGATATAGCAACAAGCCTTGGATTTAGTGCATAA